A single window of Pyxidicoccus xibeiensis DNA harbors:
- a CDS encoding serine/threonine-protein kinase produces MPSEPAFPRGTALGRYVLLERLGAGGMGVVYAAFDPELERKVAVKLLRSRPEDARAAAEGQARLLREAQAMARLSHPHVLPVFDVGVVGDRVFVAMELVEGRDARQWREQAPRTWAQVLAVYLQAARGLSAAHAAGLVHRDFKPENVLVGTDGRARVMDFGLARAAAGAPGAAGAAPHWRVTLEGQVQGTPAYMAPEQWRGEPADARSDQFAFCVALWEALAGQRPFASGGPADSRPTWPAPERRVPAAVRRALLLGLSASPDGRFASMKDLVAALERASRRRGLGLGVTLGLGALTAVLLVVAPRTAPPCSGAPARVESVWGPRSAARLERTFHSTGLPFAGDVLTTVRTELDAYAQGWSRLYTEACLATHERQAQPEAVLSLRMACLERRLGELGALVEVLSAADREVVARAPSAVHALTALEGCSDVAALLSQVPLPAGGEARARVDAVHRQLAQARALLGAGRYAEGVSLARALEVEARQAAHAPVHAEVLALLARLELEAGEAGAEARLLEARYATEASRLDALSAETAVHLSSHLWSRGERARAEEWWRHAEATLRRLGTDARLEALLLNRRAMMYATSNRYPEAVELTHRALALLEGLHGPEHPALAEPLLRAARYLRTGHEQEALGLARRALALRQRALGPDHPEVAEAWSTLGQLERDLRHPAAELEAQQRALAILERALGPEHPRVAGAHWDMAVAYENQGASRRALEHQQRAARLLEQTHGPHHHEAAVALLATAQLQHQLGHGREALATALTALERLEALHGADSSLLILEQYGVGELHELLGEDAAALERYRRAALAAERWAHPSQGSLAWLGQARLHLRHGRLGQARTLVRRALDIREHHHGPTHPELASALGVLARVALAEGRFEEAAALARRIAGCLAVFPPEAPEHAEDRLLLGLARLHSGAREEALALLREALKLREQQPDRVLPLAEARFELARALGPRNAEARALAVLARDTYVRAAARPRLAEVERFLADR; encoded by the coding sequence ATGCCTTCCGAGCCCGCCTTCCCCCGGGGAACGGCGCTGGGCCGCTACGTCCTCCTGGAGCGGCTGGGGGCCGGGGGCATGGGCGTGGTGTACGCGGCCTTCGACCCGGAGCTGGAGCGCAAGGTGGCGGTGAAGCTCTTGCGCTCCCGTCCCGAGGACGCCCGGGCCGCGGCGGAGGGACAGGCGCGGCTGCTGCGCGAGGCGCAAGCCATGGCGCGGCTGTCCCACCCTCACGTGCTGCCCGTCTTCGACGTGGGCGTGGTGGGCGACCGCGTCTTCGTCGCCATGGAGCTGGTGGAGGGCCGCGACGCCCGGCAATGGCGTGAGCAGGCGCCGCGCACCTGGGCCCAGGTGCTCGCCGTCTACCTCCAGGCAGCCCGGGGCCTGTCGGCCGCCCATGCCGCGGGGCTCGTGCACCGGGACTTCAAGCCGGAGAACGTCCTGGTGGGGACGGACGGCCGGGCGCGGGTGATGGACTTCGGGCTGGCGCGCGCGGCGGCGGGGGCCCCCGGAGCCGCGGGCGCGGCGCCTCACTGGCGGGTGACCCTGGAAGGCCAGGTGCAGGGCACGCCCGCGTACATGGCGCCCGAGCAATGGCGCGGCGAGCCCGCGGACGCGCGCTCCGACCAGTTCGCCTTCTGCGTCGCGCTGTGGGAAGCCCTCGCCGGACAGCGCCCCTTCGCGTCCGGCGGGCCCGCGGACTCGCGTCCCACCTGGCCCGCGCCGGAGCGCCGCGTGCCGGCTGCCGTGCGGCGCGCCCTGCTCCTGGGGCTGTCCGCTTCGCCCGACGGACGCTTCGCATCCATGAAGGACCTGGTGGCGGCGCTCGAGCGGGCCTCGAGGCGCCGGGGCCTGGGGCTGGGCGTGACGCTCGGGCTGGGAGCGCTCACGGCGGTGCTGCTCGTCGTCGCGCCCCGCACCGCCCCTCCCTGCAGCGGAGCGCCAGCCCGCGTCGAGTCGGTGTGGGGGCCCCGGAGCGCGGCGCGGCTGGAACGGACGTTCCATTCCACGGGCCTGCCCTTCGCGGGTGACGTGCTCACCACCGTCCGCACGGAGCTGGACGCGTACGCGCAGGGGTGGAGCCGCCTGTACACGGAGGCGTGTCTGGCCACGCACGAGCGGCAGGCGCAGCCGGAGGCGGTGCTGTCCCTGCGGATGGCCTGCCTGGAGCGGCGCCTGGGCGAGCTGGGCGCGCTGGTGGAGGTGCTCTCCGCGGCGGACCGGGAGGTGGTGGCGCGCGCACCGTCCGCCGTGCATGCCCTCACCGCGCTGGAGGGGTGCTCGGACGTGGCCGCGCTGCTGAGCCAGGTGCCCCTGCCCGCGGGAGGCGAGGCCCGGGCCCGGGTGGACGCCGTCCACCGCCAGCTGGCCCAGGCCCGGGCACTGCTGGGCGCGGGCCGCTATGCGGAGGGCGTGTCCCTGGCCCGAGCCCTGGAAGTGGAAGCCCGGCAGGCGGCGCACGCCCCGGTCCACGCCGAGGTGCTGGCGCTGCTCGCCCGGCTGGAGCTCGAGGCCGGCGAGGCGGGCGCGGAGGCGAGGCTGCTGGAGGCGCGCTACGCCACCGAGGCCTCGCGGCTGGATGCGCTGTCGGCCGAGACGGCCGTCCACCTGTCGTCGCACCTCTGGAGCCGGGGCGAGCGGGCCCGCGCCGAGGAGTGGTGGCGCCACGCCGAGGCGACGCTGCGCCGGCTGGGCACGGACGCGCGGCTGGAAGCCCTGCTGCTCAACCGCCGCGCCATGATGTACGCGACGAGCAACCGCTACCCGGAGGCCGTCGAGCTGACGCACCGGGCGCTGGCCCTCCTCGAAGGACTGCACGGCCCGGAGCACCCCGCCCTGGCCGAGCCACTCCTCCGCGCCGCGCGCTACCTTCGGACGGGCCATGAGCAGGAGGCGCTCGGCCTTGCCCGGAGGGCCCTCGCGCTGAGGCAGCGCGCGCTCGGGCCGGACCACCCGGAAGTGGCCGAGGCCTGGAGCACGCTTGGCCAGCTCGAGCGGGACCTGCGCCATCCGGCCGCGGAGCTGGAGGCGCAGCAGCGCGCCCTCGCCATCCTCGAGCGCGCGCTGGGGCCCGAGCACCCCCGGGTGGCCGGGGCGCACTGGGACATGGCCGTCGCCTACGAGAACCAGGGCGCGTCGCGACGCGCACTCGAGCACCAGCAGCGTGCCGCCCGGCTGCTGGAGCAGACCCATGGCCCCCACCACCACGAAGCGGCCGTGGCGCTGCTCGCCACCGCCCAGCTCCAGCACCAGCTCGGACATGGGCGCGAGGCACTCGCCACCGCGCTCACGGCCTTGGAGCGCCTGGAGGCCCTCCACGGAGCCGACAGCTCCCTGCTCATCCTGGAGCAGTACGGCGTGGGCGAGCTCCACGAGTTGCTGGGCGAGGACGCCGCGGCCCTGGAGCGCTACCGCCGCGCCGCGCTCGCGGCGGAGCGGTGGGCCCATCCCAGCCAGGGCTCCCTCGCGTGGCTGGGGCAGGCGCGGCTCCACCTGCGGCACGGGCGACTGGGCCAGGCACGGACGTTGGTGCGGCGGGCCCTCGACATCCGGGAGCATCACCATGGGCCCACCCACCCCGAGCTCGCGAGCGCGCTGGGGGTGCTCGCGCGGGTGGCGCTGGCCGAGGGACGCTTCGAGGAGGCGGCGGCGCTCGCACGGCGCATCGCCGGGTGCCTCGCCGTCTTTCCGCCGGAAGCGCCGGAGCACGCGGAGGACCGGCTGCTGCTGGGGCTGGCACGGCTGCACTCCGGCGCGCGCGAGGAAGCCCTGGCGCTGCTGCGCGAGGCGCTGAAGCTCCGCGAGCAGCAGCCCGACCGGGTGCTCCCGCTCGCCGAGGCGCGCTTCGAGCTGGCCCGGGCCCTGGGGCCTCGCAACGCGGAGGCACGGGCGCTGGCGGTGCTCGCGCGGGACACCTACGTCCGGGCGGCGGCACGTCCCCGGCTCGCGGAGGTGGAGCGGTTCCTGGCGGACCGGTAG
- a CDS encoding serine/threonine-protein kinase, whose product MVSGFRRGRFFLHTRLGAGGMGEVWLARESTGAGTGATVAVKLLLPHLAEDPRFVELLRHEAERASRLDHPGIVRVRGLEETESGPILVMEHVPGPSLRWVLERSRALDQRLPVGFVARALVCVCEALHHAHQAGLVHADLAPDNVLVTPEGDVKVVDFGVARLLHGSEGTPRHARRGYTAPEVLAGGEPREPADLYAAGAMLEELAAFSEAPEALEPVAHRALTADMTARPAGALELRDALAPLASGFEAGRLGGVITHLLAAEPRRQQESAGATTTGILAPEPPAAAVPRRRTPAKKAVVALLLAAGLAALGMLLATCWPATSA is encoded by the coding sequence GTGGTCTCGGGCTTCCGGCGAGGGCGTTTCTTCCTGCACACCCGGCTGGGCGCCGGAGGCATGGGTGAGGTGTGGCTCGCGCGGGAGAGCACGGGCGCGGGCACCGGCGCGACGGTGGCGGTGAAGCTGCTGCTGCCCCACCTGGCGGAAGACCCGCGCTTCGTGGAGCTGCTCCGGCACGAGGCGGAGCGCGCCTCCCGGCTGGACCACCCGGGCATCGTCCGCGTGCGGGGGCTGGAGGAGACGGAGTCCGGCCCAATCCTGGTGATGGAGCACGTGCCGGGCCCCTCGCTGCGCTGGGTCCTCGAGCGCTCCCGGGCGCTGGACCAGCGGCTGCCCGTGGGCTTCGTGGCCCGGGCCCTGGTGTGTGTCTGTGAAGCGCTCCACCATGCGCACCAGGCCGGCCTCGTCCATGCGGACCTGGCACCGGACAACGTGCTCGTCACGCCGGAGGGAGACGTCAAGGTGGTGGACTTCGGGGTGGCGCGGCTGCTGCACGGGAGCGAAGGCACGCCGAGGCACGCCCGGCGCGGCTACACGGCGCCCGAGGTGCTCGCCGGCGGGGAGCCCCGGGAGCCCGCGGACCTCTACGCGGCGGGGGCGATGCTGGAGGAGCTGGCCGCCTTCAGCGAGGCCCCCGAGGCGCTGGAGCCGGTGGCGCACCGGGCGCTCACCGCCGACATGACGGCACGGCCCGCGGGAGCGCTGGAGTTGCGTGACGCGCTCGCGCCGCTGGCTTCCGGCTTCGAGGCAGGCCGGCTCGGTGGCGTCATCACCCACCTGCTCGCGGCGGAGCCACGGCGCCAACAGGAATCCGCCGGGGCGACCACCACGGGCATCCTCGCGCCCGAACCACCCGCCGCCGCCGTCCCGCGCCGCCGGACTCCCGCGAAGAAGGCCGTGGTGGCCCTGCTGCTGGCGGCCGGACTGGCGGCCCTGGGGATGCTGCTCGCGACGTGTTGGCCAGCTACATCGGCGTGA
- a CDS encoding DUF4386 domain-containing protein has product MSITRLHSRSLGALFILPFFAYGIGTALVTSVLKEPEHLAVLAGQRTLFVGGTLLLLLNSLFVVGIGVLFFPILRERSPGIALAYVCTRVMEALLLLVGVVFLLSILQLGESAQGQATPELVTLSNLLSKGNFWAYQLAMLILGAGSVACFLSLHRSRLLPSLLPLVGVVGYGLLALGAVLELFGLPWGILFSGPGGLFELFLGGWLIARGFRTLTPSVAA; this is encoded by the coding sequence ATGAGCATCACCCGCCTTCACTCCCGCTCCCTGGGAGCCCTCTTCATCCTTCCGTTCTTCGCGTACGGCATCGGCACCGCGCTCGTCACCTCCGTCCTGAAGGAGCCGGAGCACCTGGCCGTATTGGCCGGTCAGCGGACGCTGTTCGTCGGGGGCACGCTGCTGCTCCTGTTGAACTCCCTCTTCGTCGTCGGGATTGGCGTGCTGTTCTTTCCCATCCTCCGTGAGCGCAGCCCGGGCATCGCCCTCGCGTACGTCTGCACGCGGGTGATGGAGGCGCTGCTCCTCCTCGTTGGAGTGGTATTCCTGCTGTCCATCCTCCAGCTCGGAGAGTCCGCGCAAGGGCAGGCGACGCCGGAGCTGGTGACGCTGTCCAACCTTCTCTCGAAGGGGAACTTCTGGGCCTACCAGCTCGCGATGCTCATCCTGGGGGCCGGCAGCGTGGCGTGCTTCCTGTCGCTGCACCGCTCCCGGCTTCTTCCCTCGTTGCTCCCGCTGGTGGGCGTGGTGGGCTACGGGCTTCTGGCGCTGGGGGCCGTGCTCGAGCTCTTCGGGCTGCCGTGGGGAATCCTCTTCTCCGGGCCCGGGGGCCTGTTCGAGCTGTTCCTGGGCGGCTGGCTCATCGCCAGGGGGTTCCGGACGCTCACGCCTTCCGTCGCGGCGTAG
- a CDS encoding DUF3224 domain-containing protein, which translates to MKKHASGPFDVKLTPMPPDPGAAESPFGRMLIDKTFHGGLAATSKGQMLALRTAGNTSGGYVAMERVSGSLDGREGTFCLQHSGTMTRGAQQLSLTVVPDSGTGQLEGLTGSMAIIIEGGKHSYAFDYTLPD; encoded by the coding sequence ATGAAGAAGCATGCGAGCGGCCCCTTCGACGTCAAGCTGACCCCCATGCCTCCGGACCCGGGGGCCGCGGAGTCGCCGTTTGGCCGGATGCTCATCGACAAGACGTTTCACGGCGGGCTCGCGGCGACCAGCAAGGGACAGATGCTCGCCCTGAGGACGGCCGGGAATACGTCGGGAGGCTACGTGGCGATGGAGCGCGTCAGTGGAAGCCTGGATGGCCGCGAGGGCACCTTCTGCCTCCAGCACTCGGGCACGATGACGCGTGGGGCGCAGCAGCTGTCCCTCACCGTGGTGCCGGACTCCGGCACCGGCCAGCTGGAAGGGCTCACCGGGTCCATGGCCATCATCATCGAGGGGGGCAAGCACTCGTACGCGTTCGACTACACGCTGCCGGACTGA
- a CDS encoding helix-turn-helix domain-containing protein — protein sequence MSRPRIDAPRGVLPRPAPAGKIVHERFAPSPELEHYVQHFWSVRWDLRDEAPVVAETLSHPCVHLVFEQGKGRVVGVPRRRFRQRLQGQDRVFGIKFRPATFQPLLRAPVSSITDRMLGLRTVFGARSDALRRAILGEPDPRRCAALAEDFLRGRLPPLPEPLARLRDVVERLASDPDITRVEQVVALTGLEPRKLQRRFDAAVGVSPKWVIQRYRLHEAA from the coding sequence GTGAGCCGCCCCCGAATCGACGCGCCGCGTGGTGTCCTTCCACGCCCCGCCCCGGCGGGGAAGATTGTCCACGAGCGCTTCGCGCCCTCACCCGAGCTGGAGCACTACGTCCAGCACTTCTGGAGCGTGCGCTGGGATTTGCGCGACGAGGCGCCCGTGGTCGCCGAGACGCTGTCTCACCCGTGCGTCCACCTGGTCTTCGAGCAGGGCAAGGGCCGGGTGGTGGGGGTGCCCAGGCGCAGGTTCCGCCAGCGGCTGCAGGGCCAGGACCGCGTCTTCGGCATCAAGTTCCGGCCGGCCACCTTCCAGCCCCTCCTGCGGGCGCCCGTCTCGAGCATCACCGACCGCATGCTCGGCCTGCGCACGGTGTTCGGCGCACGGAGCGATGCGCTCCGGCGCGCCATCCTCGGGGAGCCGGACCCGAGGCGGTGCGCGGCGCTCGCGGAGGACTTCCTGCGAGGACGACTGCCACCGCTGCCCGAGCCGCTCGCACGGCTCCGGGACGTGGTGGAGCGGCTGGCCTCGGACCCGGACATCACCCGGGTGGAGCAGGTCGTCGCGCTCACGGGCCTGGAGCCGCGCAAGCTGCAGCGGCGCTTCGACGCCGCCGTCGGCGTGAGCCCCAAGTGGGTCATCCAGCGCTACCGCCTGCACGAGGCCGCCTAG
- a CDS encoding GFA family protein, with protein MTPETETNWQQLPNPAHVKKYVGGCHCGAVRFEADLDLTVPVNRCNCTICLKAGGSTINVKPHAFRLVAGADSLGRYGVDASPNHRAFCKRCGIMCFGEGDVAELGGEFRTVHVNCLEDVDLSGLNFQYWDGRHDNWMAGPRSKPWPNVP; from the coding sequence ATGACTCCTGAGACCGAGACCAACTGGCAGCAGCTTCCGAACCCCGCCCACGTGAAGAAGTACGTCGGCGGCTGTCACTGCGGCGCCGTGCGCTTCGAGGCGGACCTGGACCTCACCGTGCCGGTGAACCGCTGCAACTGCACCATCTGCCTCAAGGCGGGAGGCTCCACCATCAACGTGAAGCCGCACGCCTTCCGGCTCGTGGCGGGCGCGGACAGCCTCGGCAGGTACGGCGTGGACGCGAGCCCCAACCACCGCGCCTTCTGCAAGCGCTGCGGCATCATGTGCTTCGGCGAGGGGGACGTGGCGGAGCTCGGCGGTGAGTTCCGCACAGTGCATGTCAACTGCCTGGAGGACGTGGACCTCTCCGGGCTGAACTTCCAGTACTGGGACGGCCGTCACGACAACTGGATGGCGGGACCGCGCTCGAAGCCGTGGCCCAACGTGCCCTGA
- a CDS encoding DUF2752 domain-containing protein, protein MFSTPVLAQLLERRTTGQVLGAVAAIHLGLMHFGLPTWPCPVQSAVGLPCPGCGLSRATAALLHGDWRAALSWHAFAPVILAALALIIGMAFLPEAARRRGIDAVARVERRTRVTALLLVALVAYWLIRLLVFRDTFLTSTLS, encoded by the coding sequence TTGTTCTCCACCCCCGTCCTGGCCCAACTGCTGGAGCGCCGCACCACCGGCCAGGTGCTGGGGGCGGTGGCCGCCATCCACCTGGGCCTGATGCACTTCGGGCTGCCCACGTGGCCGTGCCCCGTCCAGAGCGCGGTGGGACTGCCCTGCCCCGGCTGCGGGCTGTCCCGCGCCACGGCGGCGCTGCTTCACGGTGACTGGCGGGCCGCGCTGTCGTGGCACGCCTTCGCCCCCGTCATCCTGGCGGCGCTGGCGCTCATCATCGGGATGGCCTTCCTCCCGGAAGCAGCCCGGCGCCGGGGCATCGACGCGGTGGCCCGCGTGGAGCGGCGCACCCGGGTGACGGCCCTGCTGCTGGTGGCCCTGGTGGCCTACTGGCTCATCCGGCTGCTCGTCTTTCGCGACACCTTCCTCACCTCAACCCTCAGCTGA